A single region of the Acidobacteriota bacterium genome encodes:
- a CDS encoding NADP-dependent oxidoreductase: MSTRCEQIHLVSRPVAEPEAANFDLVETDLPSAGEGQALVRNVYMSVDPYMRGRMRDIKSYTPPFQIGAPLDGGAVGVVEDSNTDALAPGDLVSSRFGWRSHFAAHAAELQKIETHGAPLSAFLGVLGMPGMTAYVGLLDIGEPKEGETVFVSAAAGAVGSLVGQIAKIKGCRAVGSAGSADKVAHLVSDLGYDAAFDYHGDLNRNLADTCPDGIDVYFENVGGPTLEAVFLHMNMFGRIPVCGMIAHYNDKEPRPGPRTLISIIPKRLKMQGFIVSDHMDRRADFVRDVAGWIAEGKVTYRETIVSGIENAPEAFMGLFRGENTGKMVVQISEDPTA, encoded by the coding sequence ATGAGCACACGCTGCGAACAGATCCACCTCGTCTCGCGCCCGGTCGCCGAGCCGGAAGCCGCGAACTTCGACCTCGTCGAGACCGACCTGCCGAGCGCCGGCGAAGGCCAGGCGCTCGTGCGCAACGTGTACATGTCGGTCGACCCCTACATGCGTGGTCGGATGCGGGACATCAAGTCCTACACGCCGCCGTTTCAAATCGGCGCGCCGCTCGACGGCGGCGCCGTCGGGGTCGTCGAGGACTCGAACACGGACGCCCTGGCGCCCGGCGATCTGGTGTCGAGCCGCTTCGGCTGGCGCAGCCACTTCGCCGCCCACGCGGCGGAACTCCAGAAGATCGAGACCCACGGCGCGCCGCTCTCCGCCTTCCTCGGCGTCCTCGGCATGCCGGGCATGACCGCCTACGTCGGCCTGCTCGACATCGGTGAACCGAAGGAGGGGGAGACGGTGTTCGTCTCGGCCGCCGCGGGCGCCGTCGGCAGCCTGGTCGGCCAGATCGCGAAGATCAAGGGCTGCCGGGCGGTCGGCAGTGCCGGATCGGCGGACAAGGTCGCCCACCTCGTCTCCGACCTCGGCTACGACGCCGCCTTCGACTACCACGGCGACCTGAACCGCAACCTCGCCGACACCTGCCCGGACGGCATCGACGTCTACTTCGAGAACGTCGGCGGCCCGACCCTCGAAGCCGTCTTCCTGCACATGAACATGTTCGGCCGCATTCCCGTCTGCGGGATGATCGCCCACTACAACGACAAGGAACCGAGGCCCGGGCCGCGGACCCTCATCTCGATCATTCCGAAGCGCCTCAAGATGCAGGGCTTCATCGTCTCGGACCACATGGACCGCCGGGCCGACTTCGTCCGCGATGTCGCCGGCTGGATCGCGGAAGGCAAGGTCACCTACCGCGAGACGATCGTCTCCGGCATCGAGAACGCCCCCGAAGCGTTCATGGGCCTCTTCCGCGGCGAGAACACCGGCAAGATGGTCGTCCAGATCAGCGAGGATCCGACGGCGTAG